ACATAACCGAACATCTCAGAAAGCGGCACATCGGCCTTGATGGTTTTGGCACCGTTCCTGTCACCCATGTCATTGACCTGGCCACGACGACGATTCAAATCCCCTACGATATCACCCATGTTTTCCTCAGGGGTAATTACCTCGATTTTCATGATTGGCTCCAGAACGATGGCTCCTGCAGCTTTCGCCACTTCTTTGTAACCCATCTTCGCCGCCAATTCAAATGAAAGTGCATCCGAATCCACCGCGTGGTAAGAACCGTCAAGCAGAGTAACCCTTAAGCTGTCCACCTGATAACCAGCCAACGGACCGGTTTTCATAGCCTCACGGAAACCTTTTTCTACGGCAGGGATAAATTCCTTAGGAACGTTACCTCCTTTTACCTCGTTAACGAACTGTAAGCCCATCGGCACTTTTCCATCCACTTCCTGAGCTGGCTCAAGACGGAATACGATATCACCGAATTTACCACGACCACCCGACTGTTTCTTGTACACTTCACGGTGCTGTGCTGATTTGGTAAATGCTTCTTTATATTCAACCTGAGGCTCGCCCTGGTTTACTTCCACTTTAAATTCACGCTTCATACGATCTACAAGGATATCGAGGTGAAGCTCACCCATACCAGAGATGATCGTCTGACCTGAAGCCTCATCTGTACGAACGGTAAACGTCGGATCCTCTTCAGCCAGTTTGGCCAAAGCCATACCCATCTTATCCACGTCAGCCTTAGTCTTAGGCTCGATCGCGATACCGATTACGGGATCAGGGAATTTCATAGATTCCAGGATAATCGGGTTCTTCTCATCACACAATGTATCACCGGTCTTGATATCCTTAAATCCAACAGCCGCACCAATATCACCAGCTTCGATAAACTCGATTGGGTTTTGCTTGTTGGCGTGCATCTGGTAGATACGTGAAATACGCTCCTTGTTACCTGAACGCGTGTTCAGGATGTATGAACCGGCATCAAGGCGGCCCGAGTAAGCACGGAAGAAAGCCAGACGTCCTACGAACGGGTCAGTGGCAATCTTAAATGCCAAGGCAGCAAACGGCTCTTTTACGTCAGGACGACGCAAAATTTTAGTCTGATCTTCTTCTAACAAATCAGCATCGTCAGGATGGATACCTTCGATACCTTCTTTGTCGGTGGGAGCTGGCAGATATTTACAAACTGCATCCAGCATAAACTGAACCCCTTTATTTTTGAATGAAGAACCTGCAATCATCGGGATGATGGCCATATCGATGGTAGCCGCGCGCAAAGCGTTATTGATTTCCTCTTCAGTAATGGAATTTTCATCTTCCATATATTTATCCAAAAGGTTCTCGTCATATTCTGCCACAGCCTCGATCAGGATAGAGCGGTATTCTTTTACCTCGTCTACCATGTCAGCAGGAATGTCAACAATATCGAAAGTAGCGCCTTGTGTCTCATCATGCCATACAATAGCCTGATTCTTCACCAAATCCACCACACCTTTGAAATCGATCTCATCACCGATAGGCAACGTGATTGCCACAGCATTTGATTTCAACATATCACGAACCTGCTGGCAAACACCAAGGAAGTTTGATCCCTGACGGTCCATTTTGTTCACGAATCCCATACGTGGCACACGGTACTGGTCAGCAAGCCTCCAGTTCGTCTCTGATTGTGGCTCTACACCATCAACCGCAGAGAAAAGGAAAACAAGTCCATCCAGTACACGCAGCGAACGGTTTACCTCGACGGTAAAATCCACGTGCCCAGGGGTATCGATAATATTAAAGTGATACGGTTTTGTTTCCGGAGTGACCTTGCCCTGGATTGTAGGGAAATTCCACTCACAGGTTGTAGCAGCCGAAGTGATCGTGATACCACGCTCCTGCTCCTGCGCCATCCAGTCCATAGTAGCAGCACCATCGTGCACTTCCCCTATTTTGTGTGACTTTCCGGTATAAAAAAGGATACGCTCCGTCGTTGTCGTCTTACCGGCATCGATGTGGGCAGCAATCCCAATGTTTCTTGTGTATTTTAAATCTCTTGCCATTTCTTATGATTAAAATCTAAAGTGAGAGAACGCTTTGTTTGCTTCAGCCATTTTATGGGTATCCATACGTTTCTTAACGGCGGCACCTTCTTCCTTAGCGGCAGCTAAAACTTCAGAAGCCAGACGTTGCGCCATGGATTTCTCATTTCTTCTACGCGCATAAAGGATCATCCACTTCATCGCCATAGAGATTTTACGGTCTGGTCTGATTTGCATCGGGATCTGGAATGTAGCTCCACCCACACGGCGCGAACGTACTTCTACGTGCGGCATCACATTGGTCAGCGCATCTTTCCAGATTTCAAGGGCTGATTTCTCAGCATCTTGTTTCTTGGTTTCTACGATATCGATTGCATCATAGAATACTTTGAAAGCAGTTGATTTCTTACCGTCCCACATTAAGTTATTTACAAAACGTGTTACCAATTGGTCGTTAAACCTTGGATCCGGCAAAAGAGGTCTTTTCTTGGCCTGTCTTTTTCTCATGTCTTTTCTTTACTTTAAAAGTTAAATTACTTTTTAGCTTCTTTAGGGCGTTTAGCACCGTATTTAGATCTCCTTTGCGTCCTTCCGGCAACACCTGATGTATCAAGCGCACCACGAACGATGTGATACCTAACTCCCGGTAAATCCTTTACCCTTCCACCCCTAACTAATACTATCGAGTGCTCTTGCAGGTTATGGCCTTCTCCAGGGATGTAGGCGTTTACCTCATTACCGTTAGTCAAACGTACACGCGCTACTTTACGCATCGCTGAGTTTGGCTTTTTAGGTGTAGTAGTGTAAACACGCGTACATACTCCCCTTCTTTGAGGGCATGAATCCAAAGCAACCGATTTACTCTTCTTAGTTATCTGGGTTCTTCCAGTTCTTACTAATTGTTGAATTGTTGGCATAATTTAATACTAAAAATATATTACGTTATAAATTTCCCGCTTTTTACGGGGTTGCAAATGTAGTGATTATTTTCAACCAAACAAATCTTAAAACATTAATTTTCAAGTGCGTGATGCGCCATCGTAATTTTTATCGCAAATAAGCGTTTATTTGAATTAATTTTACCCGAAATCAGATCGCCTTGAAACATTTCCTCTGGCTGCTTTTTGTTTTTTTCGCTTCCGCAGAAGGGAGTGCGCAACAACTGACGCTGCGAATTTCAGGCGAAAATGCTTTGGAAAACCGGACGATCGACTCGGTTTCATATCCAAAAAAACACGCTGACCTTAAATCGATAAAAGCCACCGTTGGCAAAGTATCGGAAGCGCTTACCAACAAAGGCTACCTCGAAAACACCTTTAACGAAACTGAAAAAGAAAATGATTCGGTTTTCAATTACAAATTTTCATTGGGCGAGCAGACCAAATCGGTTTTTATCCGGATTCCACCCGCATTACGGGACAAAATGGCAATCGATTCAAAATCCGGCATAGCGGAGGTCAGCATCGCAGCTGCGGAAGCCTATCTCAAAAACATTTCCCTGCAGTTGGAAAACCGCGGGTTCGCTTTGGCAAAAGTCAGGCTGGACCATTTCAGGAAAACCGGCCGGAGCCTTTACGCCGACCTGATTGTCGACTTCGGGATCAAACGGCAGCTCAACGACATTGTCGTGAAGGGTTATGAAAAGTTCCCTGCCGGACACCTGGCCAGCATTAAAAAACAATACGGCAAAAAGACGTTTTCGCAGCAAAACCTAAAAAAAATTCACGACGAATTCGACAAATTCCGGTTTGTCAAGCAGACCAAATACCCGGAAATCCTTTTTACGAAAGACACCACCAAAGCGTACGTGTATCTTGAAAAAGCCAAGCCGAGTAAATTTGAGGGCTTCATCGGGTTCTCGAACGACGAGCAGAGCGATGTAAAACTAAACGGCTACCTTGACCTTTTGCTGGTCAATATCCTGAACTCGGGCGAAGAGCTTTCGATATACTGGAAGAGCGACGGCGATGACCAGAAAACCTTCAATCTCGGACTCGAACTGCCTTACATCTTCAGGTCGCGGCTCGGGCTCAAAACATACCTGAACATTTTCAGGCAGGACAGCACGTTCCAGAATACCCGAACGGCCATCGACCTTGGCTATCTTTTTGACTACAACAAGCGCCTGTACATGGGCTATCAGTCTTCAGAATCGAGCGACATTCAAAACCAGAATTCAGCCAGCCTCAGCGATTACAAAAATTCATTTGTAACGGCCGATTTTGAATACCGGGATTTCAGGTCGGGGGATTTCCTTTTCCCGGAGCAATCGAAGCTGAGCCTGAAAGCCGGAAATGGCTCGCGCCGTTCAAAATTGCATTCCGACCAACAGGCGTTCGTGAGCCTCGATGCTTTTCACAACGTGTATCTCGACGAAAAAAACATCTTCAACATCAGGACACAGGATTACTACCTCAAAAGCGGCATGTACATCATCAATGAGCTATACCGGTTCGGCGGCATCAACTCAGTCCGCGGGTTCAACGAAAACAGCCTCCAGGGCAATACGCTGCTTTCGGTACTGACCGAATACCGTTATCGCATAGCGCCAAATTTATACGTTCATACCATCACAGATTATGCGTATTTCGAAGACAGCGCTATGAAAAATGAGGGGACTTTGTTCGGATTCGGACTGGGTTTCGGTATTTTAACGAAAAACGGGCTGCTCAACCTGGTGTATGCCAACGGAAACGCTAACCATCAGGAAATCAAACTTTCCAACTCCATAGTGCACCTGAGTTTTAAGACAAATTTTTAGCTTTTCCTGTTAAAACATAGAGTTCGTTCAACATTTGTTTGGATTGTTAACGAATATTTAAGATATTTGGTTATAACTAAATCAAATTAATAAATATGAAACCTAGATTAACAAATTACTTTGCAGTGCTTTTTGTGCTGTTTGTGCAATTCGCATTTGCACAGGAAAGGACGGTTAGCGGGACAGTTTCTGACAATAGTGGCTTACCGCTTCCCGGCGTAAGCATTGTCGTCAAGGGGACGCAAACCGGTACCCAGACCGATTTTGATGGTAAGTTTTCCATCCAGGCAACACCTACAACCGTGTTGGTGTTCAGTTTCATCGGAATGAAAACACAGGAAGTCACTGCCTCTTCCACAAACCTGAACGTAAAAATGGCCGAAGATGCGGTGGAGCTCGAAGGTGTGGTCGTGACGGCGTTCGGAATCAAGAGAAACCCGAAAGATCTGGGGTACTCTGTAAGCAGTGTGAAAGCCGAAGATCTTACGGGAAATTCCGAACCGGACCTAATCCGTTCGTTAAACGGTAAGGTTGCGGGTGTAAACGTGAACGTCTCAACGGGGGTCGCCGGTGCGGCAAACCAGATTACAATCAGGGGTATCAATTCGTTTAACGGCGACACACAACCTCTGATCATCGTGGATGGTGTGGCCTATGACAACACCGAAATTACGACATCAAGCCAAGTTACCGGTGGTGGTGGATACCAGAACGGACTTTCCAGTCTTGACCCGAATGACATTGCGACCTTCAACGTACTGAAGAGTGCGGCTGCTTCTGCGCTTTACGGCTCAAGGGCGCGTAACGGGGTTATCGTAATCACTACAAAATCAGGATCAGGTGGCAAGAAAGACAGCAAACTGAGCGTGAATGTGGGTACCGGAACTTATTTCGAGACCATTGCCAATTTACCGGATTACCAAAACAAATATGGGGCTGGAGCCAATGGAAATTATTCCAATTCGAATGGTTCGTGGGGACCAAGTTTCGAATCGCTGACAACGATCCCTACATGGGGTCCACTGCTTGATGCGTTTCCTGAATTGGGACCAACACAACCTTACGTAGCCCATCCGAATAACGTTAAGGACCTGTTCCAGACCGGTACGGTGATCGATAATACAATCGGTTTCAGCTACAGCGGACAGGACGGCAGTTTCAATGTAACCATCTCGGATCTCGATCAGGACGGTTATATTCCTTACAACACGTATGACAGGACGTCAATAGCTGTTGGAGGTACTTTTAAATTGGCCAACAAACTTACCGTAGGGGCAAATGCCAGTTTATCTAAAACTGCTCAGGTAGGCGGTTTCTTCGGTGAAAACCAATTTGACGGTTCTTCGTCTTCGTTTGCAAGGACATTGTACCTGGCAAGGAACTGGGACTTCAACTTACCATACAAGGATCCTGTTACAGGCTACTCCGTGACTCCCGTTGCCGGACAGTTTGACCATCCATTATGGTCCTGGGAGCATGATCAGATTTCCACAGACACTTACAGGACCGTGACGGGTATGAATTTGAACTATGCCATCAACGACCACATCTCAGCAAGCTACCGCATCGGTGTGAACCGCTACAACCTGGCCCGTAAGGAAATTCGTGACCTTGGATCGCGTGCTGAAGGCGGATTGGGATCCATCACTACTGATAATTACACCAATCAAAACATCGAATCCACTTTGTTGCTGAACTTTAATTATAAGTTAAGCGACAGTTTTAATTTCGAAGGTATACTTGGAAACAACATATTCGATGAAACAGTACATCGCATAGTTTATTACGGCAAGGAATTAAACCTTCCGAACATTTACACCATGCACAACGTAAAAAACATTTCGAACCTGCTCGATGAAAGTACAAGGAAAAGGAATGCGGGTATTTTCGCCGACGTCACATTCTCTTACAAAGAATACCTGTTCCTTAATGCAACAGCCAGGAATGATTTCAGTTCCTCACTGCCAAAAGACAACAATTCGTACTTCTACCCTTCCGCAAGTGCCTCTATTATCCTGACCGATGCACTCGGAATTAAAAGTGATGTACTTGGTTTTGCAAAACTGCGTGCCGCGTACGCAAAAGTGGGTAACGATGCCGATGCCGAATTTATCAAACGCAGCTTCGTACAGGGGCAGGCTTATAATGGAGCGACAATCATCAGAAATGACACTGAAATCGGAGATCCGAATGTCACTCCTGAATTTACGGATGAATTTGAAATCGGAACGGATTTAGAATTCTTCAAAAGGAGGATTATCGTTGACCTGAGCTTGTACAACAAAACCACAAAGGATCTGCTTACTCCTGTAACGGTTCCAACTTCAAGCGGTTATGAAATATTAAGGACGAACCTTGGGGAAATGACCAATAAGGGTATCGAACTTGGATTGACCCTGGTGCCGGTCCAGAACACAAACTTCAAATGGACATTATACACCACGTTCACGAAAAACAAAAATGAGGTTACTGAGCTGATTGAAGGGCTCGACAGGTTTGCGCTTGATCCTAATGAACCTTCTTATGTCATTAAGGGAGAGCCATTCGGGGTATTTTATGGTACAAAATTCGCTCGTGACGCGAACGGAAATTACCTGATCGATCAGGATGGTGGTGGTATCATTGCCGATCCTACTCCGGGTATCATCGGTGATCCAAACCCTGATTTCAAAATGAGCTTTACAAACACTTTATCTTACAAAGGGTTTACACTTCGCGGACAATTCGATTACCGTAAAGGTGGCGACATCAGTTCAACGACTATCGAATCGCTTCTCGGCCGCGGTGTTACAAGAGATACCGAAGATCGTGAACATACTTTCATCATCCCGGGTTTTTATGGTAATTCTGATGGAACCCCGGTACTGGATGGCGCCGGCAATCAAATCCCGAACACGACGCAGATTAATATGAATGAGCTGTATTTCTCGCCTGCAGGCGGTAACACTTTTGCCATCAATAGTGTGGACGAAGCCGATATTTACGACGGTACGGTCTTCAGGTTGAGAGAGGTGAGCCTTACTTATGATGTGCCAAAGAAATTCCTTGAGAAAACACCATTTGGCGGTATCAGCTTTTCCGTTATCGGAAACAACCTATGGTACTTTGCGCCAAACGTACCAAAATATACCAATTTCGATCCAGATACAACAAGTTTTGGAGGAACGGCGTTACAAGGTGTGGAAATCACCGCTGCCCCTACTGCGAAGCGTTATGGATTTAGACTTAATTTAACTTTCTAAAAAAAATAATATGAAACTGTTCGATATAATAAATAAAAACAAAGGGAAACTGGTTATTGCCTCCGCGGCAATGCTGGTCCTGAGTTGCAGTGAATATCTCGATGTGGATACGGATACTGACAACCCGACGGTGGCACCGCTGACACAATTGCTCAGTGGTATCGAAGTCGACCTCAATAACACTAACAATTTCCTGAATTATACCGGCAGCATACTGCAGGTGTATACGCACCAGATGACCGTTAGGGAAGAGCAGGACCAATATGGTACGAAAGTCGACAACATCAACATGAAGAATGACTGGGATAATACTTACCTGACCCTGACCAATATCGAAACGCTGATTGCCCAGGCGACTGAGTCCGGTGATATGCAATACGTCGGTATCGCACAGATGCTTAAAGCGTATTCTATGTCCACAGCAGTCGACTTGTGGGGCGACATTCCTTATTCAGAGGCCGCGCAATTGGCGTCGACAGGGATCAAGAGTCCAAAATTTGACGACCAGAAAGAAATTTATGCGGCAATCCTTGCATTGATTGACACGGCGAAAGGCAATATGGCAAGCCCGGATGGGCAAACTCCAGGCAGTGATGACCTGATCTACGGTGGCGATATGGACAAATGGATCCGATTTGCCAATACGTTCAAATTGAAACTGTATAACCAAACCAGGTTGACGCCTGATTTCGACCAGGCTGGTTTTGACGCCTTAATCACTGAAAATAATTTCTTCGATTCAATTGATGACGATTTCCAGTTTAACCAAACCAACAAGCTGTCCCCAACCGACGAGCGAAATAAATTTTTCCTGGAATCGTATAACAGCACCCAGTTTTCTACGTACATGAGCCCATGGTTCTACGAAATTCTTAAAGGAATGAATCCAACTATCCACAATGGAAATCCCGACCCAAGGATTCCGTACTATTTCTACAATCAATTGGCTCCCGGAGAGTTTCCACCAGATCAGGGCGATACTGCAACAGGAGATCCAAAAGCGGACTATTGGGACGCATCGACAGGATTCTTCAGCATCCGTTTTGGAAGTACCGGCCCTAACCGTGATTTCAGTGCAGAAAATTCCTATACATACCCTGGTATATTTCCGGCCGGAGGTCGTTATGATGATGGAGGTGCACAGGTTCAGAGCGGGACTACCGCAACAGGAATCGCTCCGCACAGGATCCTTACTTACGATGAGTTCCTGTACATTCAGGCAGAGTTGATGCTTGCCGGAAAAATTACAGGCGATCCTGCAGCCAAGCTCCAGGAGGCTATGGAGGCCAGCTTCGAAAAAGTCGATCAGGTAGTAGCGCGAAACTTGACTTCACAGGATGTTCCTGTACTGACAGGGTCTGCGGAAGTGACTTCATTTATTGCAAACGTGATTACAGAATTTAATGCGGGCAGTGCAGCCAAGAAATTAGAAGTGGTGATGACGCAGAAATGGGTGGCCACTTTCGGGGATCCGGCTGACCAGTATAATGATTACAGAAGGACCGGCTACCCTGTTCTTGCCAATCCAGACGGCCCGTCTCCTGAATATCAACTGAACAATGGCGACGGTTTCCCGATCATCGATTCACAAACGGTACTGAATAATGATTACCAATTTTCATTATTCTGGCCACAAAGTGAATTGAACGCAAACCAAAACGCGCCGGCACAGAAGAACCCAGGTACGTACAAGATTTTTTGGGATGTTAACTAAATAAAAAAATATTATGAAAAAAATCAAATTAATACTTACGTTGCTGGCAGTAACCCTGCTGGTTCCGTCTTGCGAAAATGACGGAGGGGACTCAGTCATAGAAACGCAGAAAGGCACTGTCCCTGATATACAGAAAGTGGCCGATTCAGAACAGTCGATAAATTTTATCAGGATAAATGATGGAGGAGATGTCAACCTCAATTTTTCTGTAGGACTTGGGCTTGGACAAGAAGAGTTTCAATCGCTTGACGTAGTGCTTTTTTATCTCAAAGGAGACGGCACGGTGAACCGCTTTGTCCTTGATTCAGGGGTCACATCGCTGCCTAAGACTTACAGCCTGAAACTTGCGGACATATTCGCGGCCTTTCCGGATGTGAATTCGGTGGCGGATATCACGACTCAGGACCAATTATTAGTTTCTACCGATATTACGTTGAAAGACGGGACAGTCATCAAAATGACCAACGATGACGGGACCGCTAACTACGGACAGAATATTGCCAATTCGGCCTACTATTCCGTAATTCAGACTTATGATGTTTCCTGCCCAATCGATGACGCATCAAACTTTAGCGGAAACTATAAAGTAGTGAGTGACGCATGGCAGGATTACGCAGCTGGAGACGTCATTCCTTTAGAATATCATCCAGAGGACGGCCAATATACTTTCAGGATCATGAGCACAAACAATCCTTACTTAATCAATTATGACACAAGTTATATGCTTGTAACTATTGACCCGGCTACAGGAGAAGTAACGGTAGCTGCAAACGAACCCTTCAATTACGGTCCACCGGCGCCATACGTAGTCAGCGGAACGGGAGATGTAAAATCATGTACTGGTGCTGTGACGCTTGATTTACTTTTCTCAGGTAACGGTCCATATAAGCTCGTGATCGAAAAGGAATAAACCAAATTTCTGTAAATAAAGCCGTCACCCAGAAGTGGCGGCTTTTTTATTTATATCTTTGCCGCATCATGGAAAAAGAACAACAGATTTTTGGAATCAGGGCCATCATTGAAGCGATTACAGCTAAAAAAGAAATAGATAAAGTATTCATTCAGAAGGATGCTGCAGGCGAACTGATGAAAGACCTGATGAAAGTCATGAAAAGGAACAACGTCAACTTTTCCTACGTCCCTGTTGAAAAACTGAATCGCCTTACCCACAACAACCACCAGGGTGCCGTCGCTTCGATATCCCCTGTCAGTTTCTATGATCTGGAGTCGCTGACAGAAAAAGTCATAGCAACAGGAAAAATGCCGTTATTGCTTATTTTGGATCAAATCTCAGACGCGCGAAATTTCGGTGCCATCATCCGTACTGCAGAATGCACCGGTGTGGATGGCATTATCGTACAGAAAGCGGGTTCCGCGCCAGTCAACGGAGATACCGTCAAAACGTCTGCAGGCGCCGTTTTCAACGTACCGATCTGCAAGGTAGAGCACATCAAGGATGCCATATTTTATCTGCAGGGATCCGGAATTAAGACGGTCGCAGCCACCGAAAAAACAGAACACAGCCTTTACGACATCAATTTAAATGAACCACTTGCGATTGTGATGGGTTCAGAAGACCGCGGCATCAATCCATCGGTGCTCAAGATTATAGATGAGAAAGCCAGCCTTCCGATGGCAGGCAGCATCGGTTCGCTGAATGTTTCAGTAGCCTGTGGCGCATTCCTTTATGAAGCGGTGCGTCAGCGCGCCTGATTGTCCTCCGGCTTTTCTTCTTTGGTTTCAGGAATAAAATCATAAACAAATATGTAGCCCGGGAAGACCTCAGGCTCCGGTTCCGGCGGTGGCGGATTGACAAAATTTCCATTTTCATCGAAGCGCTGCATGAATTTATCTGCGGAAGCATCATATTCTGGCTTTTCCCACTCATAACGGATTTCCTTTTGATAATCCGGTGTTTTATAGATTACCGAGAACGCAAAGCCCGTAAGCAGGCCACTGAGATGCCCTTCCCAGGAAATCGTCTCATCCACACCCGGAAATACAAACCAGATCAGGCTGCCGTAAATCAGCACCACCATCATGGATAAGGCAACCAGCCGATAATATCCCGTCCGGATCCCTTTAAAAAAAATGAAACTCACCAGTACATAAATCAGGGAACTGGCGCCGATATGGAATGCATCGCGGGCAATCATCCATGTAAGCATCCCTGAAACGAGGATGCCGTAACCTATGACCCTGAAAGTCAGCTCGCGGTAGAAATAGCGCAAAGCCGCGAGCAGTATGAACAATGGGATAGAGTTGTTGAAAAGATGACTGATATCACCATGCAGGAATGGACTGAAGAGGATGCCGCGCAATCCTTCAAAAGTACGCGGATAAATGCCGTAATCCCGAAGGTGCAGGCCGAACTTCGCATTGGCCCAGAACACAATCCACAATAACAGCACCGAAAAAAGCGGCAACGCTATCACGGACAGCGAAAATTTGAAGTAATTGTCTTTCATCGTCTATTGAAATGATTGACCCAGCGGTAACAAAGATTTGCCCAAAGCGGCATCGGTGCTATTTTGTCAGTTTTCACGACAAACGGACGCCCAAAAAATTAATTTCCGGTGCCTTAAAAATCGTAATTTTGCAGTTATGGAAGCACCATTAGCCGAACGCGTTCGCCCGAAGCGATTAGAAGATTATATCAGTCAGGAACACCTTGTCGGCCCAAAGGGTTCGCTGACGCTCCAGATTGAAAAAGGCATCATCCCTTCACTGATTTTCTGGGGGCCGCCGGGCACGGGTAAAACGACATTGGCGGAAATCATTGCCGAGGAATCGCGGCGTCCGTTTTACATCCTGAGCGCAATCAACTCGGGCGTAAAAGACATTCGCGACGTAATCGATAAGGCCAAGCAGAGTGGAGGGCTTTTCACCGCAAAAAACCCAATCCTTTTTATTGATGAGATCCACCGTTTCAGCAAATCGCAGCAGGACTCGTTACTGGCAGCCGTCGAAAAAGGATGGATTACGCTGATTGGGGCTACGACTGAAAATCCGAGTTTCGAAGTCATCCCCGCGTTACTGTCGAGATGTCAGGTTTACGTCCTTAATGCCTTTTCGCGCAGTGACCTGGAGAAACTGCTCCGGCGCGCGATGGAGCAGGACGCTTATCTCAAAACCAAAAAAATCGTCCTGAAAGAAACCGAAGCCCTGCTGAGGCTCTCCGGAGGCGACGGACGCAAATTGCTCAACGTGTTTGAACTCGTGGTCAACGCTTCCCCGGAAGG
The nucleotide sequence above comes from Flavobacterium magnum. Encoded proteins:
- a CDS encoding rhomboid family intramembrane serine protease, translating into MKDNYFKFSLSVIALPLFSVLLLWIVFWANAKFGLHLRDYGIYPRTFEGLRGILFSPFLHGDISHLFNNSIPLFILLAALRYFYRELTFRVIGYGILVSGMLTWMIARDAFHIGASSLIYVLVSFIFFKGIRTGYYRLVALSMMVVLIYGSLIWFVFPGVDETISWEGHLSGLLTGFAFSVIYKTPDYQKEIRYEWEKPEYDASADKFMQRFDENGNFVNPPPPEPEPEVFPGYIFVYDFIPETKEEKPEDNQAR
- a CDS encoding replication-associated recombination protein A, whose product is MEAPLAERVRPKRLEDYISQEHLVGPKGSLTLQIEKGIIPSLIFWGPPGTGKTTLAEIIAEESRRPFYILSAINSGVKDIRDVIDKAKQSGGLFTAKNPILFIDEIHRFSKSQQDSLLAAVEKGWITLIGATTENPSFEVIPALLSRCQVYVLNAFSRSDLEKLLRRAMEQDAYLKTKKIVLKETEALLRLSGGDGRKLLNVFELVVNASPEGKITITNNEVLRLAQQNTVLYDKTGEQHYDIISAFIKSIRGSDPNGAVYWLARMIEGGEDVKFIARRLLILASEDIGNANPTALIMANNTFQAVTTIGYPESRIILSQCAVYLATSPKSNASYMAIGKAQQTVKQTGDLPVPLHLRNAPTKLMKELGYGDDYKYSHDYANNFAEQEFLPDAIANTAFYEPGNNARENATRDFLRNRWKNKYGY
- the rlmB gene encoding 23S rRNA (guanosine(2251)-2'-O)-methyltransferase RlmB, with product MEKEQQIFGIRAIIEAITAKKEIDKVFIQKDAAGELMKDLMKVMKRNNVNFSYVPVEKLNRLTHNNHQGAVASISPVSFYDLESLTEKVIATGKMPLLLILDQISDARNFGAIIRTAECTGVDGIIVQKAGSAPVNGDTVKTSAGAVFNVPICKVEHIKDAIFYLQGSGIKTVAATEKTEHSLYDINLNEPLAIVMGSEDRGINPSVLKIIDEKASLPMAGSIGSLNVSVACGAFLYEAVRQRA